Sequence from the Miscanthus floridulus cultivar M001 chromosome 16, ASM1932011v1, whole genome shotgun sequence genome:
AGTTATCGAAATGACTGTAGATGGCATAAACGGCGACCGAGCAATAAATTCTGCTCTGAGCTCTCGGCCTCGGATAGCCCATAATCTataacatcgagcgcagagcccatgcacATGAAGGAaaaacaggcatgaccaaggaaccacagccgaccacccaaaacgcagagcgcggagcccgtggcacgtgtaggaaGAGATCGGGGGCTGGTTcttccgaagagaacagaaaagaaagtaggctgctcgctgatcggcgaaatatctttAAAGGTTTACAGCGAATTATTCGGCGGTTTGGAGAAAAACATGTGGTGAGAcacgttggcgatttggaggaGACGTGTTTGGAGAAAAAATATTTGGCGTTTTTTGGCGAAAATGTGTCGGCATTTTGGAGAAAACGTTCGGCGTTTTTTGGAGAGAACCGTTCGGAgattttggagatttggagaactttattcggcgaaatcgtggtcggcgatttggagaaaccgttcggcgattttggagaaaaccgttccgcgattttggagaaaactgttcggcgattttggagatcgTTATGGAGTATCGTAATGCTCGGCGACCATACGCGGAGATCGAAAGTTAAAGgggaaaaatggagacaaattatggagaccaaaactttattcatcataaaatggagagtacatatctggagcgtttcaagggtagaaacgtataaggtgctcgatgtgccatgagtttggaacatcaatcccatctaagtcacataagcgataagatcctggccgggtgacctctttgacgacgtagggcccttcccaaggggaagaaagcttgtgcaacccttcggtcttttgttttctacggagaatgaggtcgccgacggtgaatgaacgaccttttacgttgcggttatagtaccttcgcagatcttctagatacttggctgtgcagacgtaggtgatcaggcgttcttcctcggctcggtcaatgtcctctgtccgaacagccgtggcttgctcttcaacataattttccaccctgggtgctcggaaggcaacatctgctggtagtatggcctctgagccgtagaccaaaaaatatggagacacaccggtactgcgactagcttgagtgcgcagtccccagaccacaaccgatagctctttgagccatttgcccggatgcttttcttctttctgatatagcctctttttgagggcgtcaaggatcataccattagcccactcgacctggccattagctctaggatgagcaacggaaatgtatttaacagagatgcaccggtcttcatagaagtcccaaaaatgatggccggtaaacgtggttccgaggtcggtgataatgttgttcgggagaccgaacctgtgtatgatatcttcaaagaggtcgactgctttctttgcagtagctgaaatgagcggtttgtactcgatccacttggagaacttatcaatggtgacgtatacataccggaaacctcctggcgctggcttgaaaggcccaatcatgtccagtccctagcatgcgaaaggccaagaggctaggatggtctgcagttccTGTGCCagtacgtgtatttgcttggcgaagaactgacatccttcacagcgccggatgaggtcttctacgtcgaagatggccgtgggctagtagaagccagctcgaaaagctttgccaaccaggtttctcgaggccgcgtgattgccacaggaaccagaatgAATTTCGTGAAGCAGCTTCACTCCTTCGTCTTGAGGGACGCACTTCTACAATAccccttccttggcactcttcctcatcaagttaccgtctaccaacacgtagtgcttactttGGCGGATTAGGCGTTCGATGTcggtcttgtcggcgggtacttcagagttggtgaggtacttgatgaactgctccctccaatcggcgaccggcgaaggcaccgcaagtaccaactactcggcagggggaacctcctcaacttccttttcttctttaatggatggcaccaggagatcTTGCACGAAGACCCCCGATGGAACCGCGGTGCGAGACGAACCTGTTTTTGAGAGCTGGTCGGCTGGTTGATTTTGATcatgtaccacgtggtggtactcgatatcttagaacttcccttcaagcttcctgatttcggcgaagtatgcgtccatcttctcactggaacaggaccagtctttgttgagctggttgataaccagcgcggagtccccatacaccataagtcatttgacgccgagctcgacagctattcgtagaccatggagacatgctttgtattccgcggcgttgttggaggctggaaagtGTATCCGGAGGACATAGCGGAGCTTAtctttggtcggcgtaatgaacagaatgcctgcGCTGGCACCGCTGATGTTAAGGGCGCTATCaaaatacatcacccagtgctcggggcaagtggcggcaatgggttcttagatctcggtccactcagcgacaaaatcagcaagcgcctgtgacttaatggtaggtctgcttctgaattcaatggagtaagtgccgagctcaacagcccacttaatgatgcggccgttggcctctttgttgcagagaatgtcccccaaagggaactcagtaaccacggcgatcttgtaatactcgaagtagtgtcggagctttCACGATGTAATCAGAATTGCGTATAACAGCTTctgtacctgaggataacaagttttgggctcattaagcaactcgctgatgaagtataccggatgttgcaccttgtaggcgtgccCGGACTcttcgcgttcgacgacaatagccgtgctgatgacgcgagaagtggcagcgatgtagaTTAGCAGAGTTTCATCTAGCCGTGGCGCTATCATGATCAGAggttttgttaagaacaacttgagctgcttaaaagctgtgtctgcctcctccgactaggaaAAACGCTCGGAGGCTttaaggagcttgaagaaaggtagctctttttcgccgaggcgcgagatgaagcgacttaacgcagccatgcagcctgtaagcttctgtatatccttgacgcatgtcggccgcttcatgttggtgatggcggagaccttgtcagggtttggttcgatgccttgagcactaacgatgtagccagtagtataccggatggaactccaaagatgcactttgaagggttcagcttccatcagtatttgttcaagttggagaaagtttcttcaaggtcggcgataagattgtcggcggttttggtcttgacgaccacatcgtcgatgtaggcttttataggttgcggccgatctgttggtcgaggcacatctggatagccctttgataggTTGCCCCAGCGTttttgagtctgaaggacatagtggtgtagcagtatgcaccgaaaggtgtgatgaatgacgtcttgacctggtcttcttccttgagggagatctgatgatagctagagtaacagtcaagaaaggagagcagttcgcagccggcggtggagtctacaacctcatctatccgaggcaggccgaaggggtctttagggcagtgtttgttaagatcagtataatcaacacacattctccattctttattcttttttcgaacgagaataggattagctaactaatctggatgatacacttcttttataaatccggtagctaagagtcgttttatttctaccctaatagcctccttcttgtctggcgtgaatcggcggagtttctgcttgatcggtttggctgtcggcgagacattcaaggagtgctcgatcttctcccttggtacccccggcatgtctgccggtttccaagcaaacacgtcggcgttggcacgtaggaaggagacgagcacgctttcctatttggggtcaaggtgagacCCGATCTTCacagtcttggaggggtcgtcgaggccgacctcctcgacttccttggacttggcagaagCGCGAGGAAGttctagctctgggatctccatgtcatcagcggGCGCCATCTTGGCTTTGGCAActacgctagccatctggatggagaggtcggtagcttcggtgagggcgagactctctgtctcgcaagcatgggcgacggagaggttggcccacaaagTTGGGACTCCTACAgatgaaggcatcttcaacaccagatacgcgtagtgcggtatggtcatgaatttggccagagctggccggccaagtatggcgcggtaggcggtgtcgaagtcggcgacgtagaagttgatatgcttgatgcggtagttgcttgccatgccgaactgtactggcagggtgatctctccaagtggcatggatgcccttccaggtaccacaccccagaaggaggagtccgagggtgtgagatctgatatcgcgaggcccaactcccttagggctccggcgaagagcaagttcaaagcactgccaccatcaacaaggacttttctaaatagcaccttctggacggttgcgtcgaggacgagggggaaacgccctgtatatggtatgtctgcccactagtcggccctgctgaaggtgatgggtatctcggaccatgggcgatagctagggtcggcggtagtttcttctgaagcgacGATGAGCACTCGTCGAGCAGCAAGCTTCCATTCCCTTCGACTCtcagtggaggtgaggcccccgaagatggtggcgaccaccttatcgtggtcctaaaaggcgttgttgttgttcccAGGCGGTCGGCGACCTCCTGTTCCATTGTTGGTGtcgtcatcgagcctcttgtcctagaactccttggctagaccaatgcagtccttcatcttgtgtttggcgttcttgtgaagagggcacgggccgtcgagtatcttttggtactgctcgttGTAGTTACGCTTGGCGCGAGGCTGACTAGCGGCGATGAAGATGTGTTCTAGCcggcggcggtgattttggccaggcctgtgtcctcctgttcAATCACGACCGCTATCGCGATGATAGCTGCGGTCATTGGGGCGGCGGTCATTGTGACATCGGTCGTCGAGGCGATCGTCGTATTGGTGAGGTGGTCGCTGAGTGcctacatcctcgttgaagcgcacctcggcttcctctgcatcggcgtactggttggcggtagttatcatttcaCCGATACCGGTCGGTGGcttacggttgaatttggagcgaagctcgcgatggtggagtcctcggataaaggcggtgatgacttcagcttctgtgatgttggggatagagttcctcatctcggagaaacgccagatgtagctgtggaggagctcagatggcttctggttgatgcggctgagatcatgcttcgtgccaggtcgagtacacgtggccatatagttgtcggtgaagactttcttcaactcttcccatgagccgatggagtccggcgcaaggctggtgaaccagctcatggcgggtggcatgagcatgatggggagataatttgccataacgctggtgtctcctcccgcGGCATGGacggcagtggcataagcctacagccactgagtcgggttcattcttccttcgtagggctcgaccccggtgatcttaaaaccatggggccatcgaagcgtttggagtgcccttgtgaaagccagAGGCCCCTCTGGATTGTCGACACCGTAATCTGCGGCGTtgtggtcggggataggctcgagggctgagtccgggttgccgtactccCTTTCGTAATCCTGGCGGCGACGTACTTTGTCTTCGTGGCGACCAAAGCGACGGTGCTCGATATGCTGCCACGCATCCTggaggttgctaagatgtactctagcatcctgttcgacctcctggtcgtgttggcgatggtgttcggtgCGATGCCCCCCGGGTCCCCCTTGGAGAGGTAatgactggtcggcgaaacggctttgacttGGGTGGCGATTGGACCTCggcgcagctgatcggtgaatcatgctcgtagagcacgaaggtctctgatcctcgcggatctcattgacctgacagtgagccgctttaagcatggcggcgatcttggcgagctcgggcgtttgagggaagcgagcgagctcgttggcggctactgccaaattggcgcttggagtcttgaagacgtcgtggccgtcgacgcggagaaattcttcgtcgaggtcacggtagagcgggagcggtctttcttgagagtcaagccgattattccgagcagcctcggcccttgcgatggctgcctcgttttctcgCCGCTGCGCGCGGTTGACGTTTCGGTTCTCCCGAGCGGCGCATTCCTCATCGGTTTCGCCattccgaggggggctgtcgatactgacgttgaagatGGCACCGCCCCGAAAAGGCGGGAGAGgaggttgctcggtgaaggtttcggcgagggtctccgtggAGCCCTGAGATTCGGAGTCCGGACtttcctccaagatggtttggagggatgctccggggCATCGGCTGGCGTGTAGCATGTTGACCGTCGGCGGGAGCTGGTCAGCGatctggtcggtgagaggatggatATCCCCCACCTGGTCGGCAAATTTGGCCCTCAAGGCGTCTTGGTACGTGGCGGtggtgttggcgagcccgaagggtagggccgtaacccccgGAGTTTGCCGAGCAGCTTCTGATAGATCCGGATCGGAGAGTGGTCGGCGCCGAACGAAAGTGTCCAGAGCTGATTCGGCgacggagaggcaatcggcgagcttcaggccgacccgatcgatggattcgatcagatcatgaTTGTTGATGTGCCTCCTCTGGTAACGAGGAAGCGAACGGCGAgtcgttgatgaaggcgaccttagAAGTGGATCTAAGATCGGATTtgcagttgcaggtgcgggggtggCCGGCGTAGAAACGATCTGCTCCGGcttgaggagctctccgactccgtcagcgttgatgacccacgtgatggatccgaccgtgaagatctggccgggctgtggaagggacgaagagcctgcggaaaaaggcatcttgttcgacaaggaaacagcacgcacacccctacctggcgcgccaactgtcgacataatatcgtcggcagtcctctgaggggtatcccacgaagttagattgatcagtagaggagcgcgagatcaagaaaaagaaagcaacagagacacacgagttggacaggttcaggccgtcagtatgacgtaataccctactcctgtggtttgttggtttatattagctatcgtatgatatgccgtgagtttagagggggtccatgcccgccttatatagtccgggaggcagggttacaagtcggttagatctgagagataaccggaaagtaataactaattacaggaatcttgggatcatacatatcctaacagatctcgtagtatcttcaagatatcttcccgatgtcttgcggaaggcaccaagcagagtcgtgcctcgcaatgcttcttcttgtgggctgggccacccctaggggcgcatcccatatggtctgccgtgggtatccgggatcGTACCCCCACAGGGGGTGTGCGACCTTGCATAAAGGCTTATTGTTGGCCTACCCACATGCAAGACATTCCCAAGCAGCAACACCGATAGACCCACCATTGGTCAATACGTCATGGTCTCCAACACACTGTTCTTGAGCAGCAACTGCCTCAACTACATCCTATGGTTAATTTCGTTGCTCAACTACACCCTATGGTTGATTCCGTAGGTATACATCTAATTGtttgaactgaaagttgaaatTTCTCTGTATAATCTAATGTTGGATCTTGGATTCTCACCACTATGAATTGATTGgtgaaaaaacttaaaaaagAATCACGCAAGTCTTGAATTGATAGGCACGAAAACAATCACTCAAGGCTTGCCAAAACCGACGAGCGCCGATCAGTCATTGGATGATTATATTGAACAAACTGAGAGCAATCATTTGTGCAGGGTATGTGCCACAGCCATGACGGTATAGAATATGAACACTATGGGTCCGTTTGGTAGCTTTGCTGAGGTGAGTGATAGCTCAGCTGGGCAAGCTTGCCGATTCCAGCTATGCCCAACTTGCACTTGCGACATGTTTGGTTGTGCTGCCAAGCTAGCACCATTGTTTGGTTATGATTAAAGTTTGCTGACGACCTTGTCGATTGCTTTATCTGGCAAATTAATAAGCAGCGTGTCCAAGAACAAGCTAGTCCAAGTGTAATATTGTAATTAAGTATGATATATACTGGCGTCAAAATCACCAATGTCCAGTATGCCAATATAAAAGCACTGATGAATGCAATCTGCGTATTAACTAGTGCAAAGTCAAGCAACATGGAGGTGCATGTAGATGAGATGCAAGCCGAACCCCAAAAACTTATGGAAGGAATCTCCAATGAAATTTTTGGAAGGAAATCCGGCCCCAATGTTAATCACACGTACGGCACAACCAATCCTAATCGCTTTACGAAAGCACAAAATAGAGATTGTTGCGTGGCGCGAGATAAATCCGAGAGTTGTTGAGTTCGTTGCGGCTCGTAGTGCTCGTTTTTTCCGCGCGGGTGGGATTTTGCCGTTGAAGGCGAGCGGAGTTGACTCTCCTTCAGAAACAATGTTTT
This genomic interval carries:
- the LOC136510350 gene encoding uncharacterized protein encodes the protein MTIPHYAYLVLKMPSSVGVPTLWANLSVAHACETESLALTEATDLSIQMASVVAKAKMAPADDMEIPELELPRASAKSKEVEEVGLDDPSKTVKIGSHLDPK